The proteins below are encoded in one region of Anaerolineales bacterium:
- a CDS encoding 30S ribosomal protein S4 translates to MAKYRGPVCKLCRREGEKLFLKGARCYTPKCSFERRGYPPGLHGKSAQFRRKRESDYARQLRAKQKARRVYGVLERQFRRYHAAALKRRGLTGLTMLQILESRLDNVIYRLGYADSRAKARLLVTHGHFIVNGRRTDVPSMTVAIGDVVSVRPSSRRRTYFKELADLAEDRNVPNWLSRDLKDLAGTVVRMPERSEIDANLGEQLIVEYYSR, encoded by the coding sequence ATGGCAAAGTATCGTGGGCCAGTATGCAAATTGTGCCGGCGAGAAGGTGAAAAACTGTTCCTCAAGGGTGCCCGGTGCTACACACCGAAATGTTCGTTCGAGCGGCGTGGATATCCACCCGGTTTGCACGGCAAGAGCGCCCAGTTTCGCCGTAAGCGAGAATCAGATTATGCACGCCAGCTGCGTGCCAAACAAAAAGCCCGCCGCGTGTATGGTGTTCTGGAACGCCAGTTCCGCCGCTACCACGCTGCAGCGCTAAAACGACGTGGCTTGACCGGTCTGACCATGCTGCAGATCCTTGAGAGCCGGTTGGATAATGTAATTTACCGCCTCGGATACGCAGATAGTCGTGCGAAAGCCCGTCTCCTGGTGACCCATGGACACTTCATTGTCAATGGACGGCGTACAGACGTCCCATCCATGACCGTTGCCATCGGTGATGTTGTTTCCGTCCGCCCCAGCTCACGCAGGAGAACCTACTTCAAAGAGCTGGCAGACCTGGCAGAGGACCGCAATGTACCCAACTGGCTGAGCCGTGATCTCAAAGATCTGGCCGGCACTGTGGTCCGCATGCCTGAGCGTTCGGAAATCGATGCCAACCTTGGCGAGCAACTCAT
- a CDS encoding 30S ribosomal protein S13 gives MARIEGVDLPRNKRVEVGLTYIFGIGDSHAQDILTATGVNPDTRVKDLTDAEVGLLRDFIGQNYKVEGDLRRSLQMNIKRLIEIGSYRGLRHRRNLPVRGQRTRTNSRTRKGPKKTVAGRGRRRGATKK, from the coding sequence ATGGCAAGAATCGAAGGTGTTGATCTACCACGTAATAAACGGGTTGAAGTCGGCTTGACTTACATCTTTGGCATTGGGGATTCCCACGCTCAAGATATCCTCACGGCTACCGGTGTGAATCCGGATACCCGGGTTAAAGATTTGACCGATGCGGAAGTTGGCCTTCTGCGCGATTTTATCGGCCAGAACTATAAGGTTGAAGGTGACCTTCGCCGGAGCCTTCAAATGAACATCAAACGCTTAATCGAGATTGGCAGTTACCGTGGTCTCCGCCACCGGCGCAATCTGCCGGTTCGAGGCCAGCGCACCCGTACCAACTCACGCACACGCAAGGGTCCTAAGAAGACTGTTGCCGGGCGCGGTCGACGGCGTGGCGCAACAAAGAAATAA
- a CDS encoding 50S ribosomal protein L36, whose translation MKVSSSIRKRCSKCKVVKRKGRLYIICDNPKHKQRQG comes from the coding sequence ATGAAAGTTTCTTCGTCAATTAGAAAACGTTGCTCTAAGTGCAAGGTCGTTAAACGCAAAGGTCGCCTGTATATCATTTGCGATAATCCCAAACATAAGCAACGACAAGGATAG
- a CDS encoding 30S ribosomal protein S11, whose protein sequence is MAQTSSTGRRKSTRKTKRLLSAGQVHILATFNNTIVTITDTSGNAVTSASAGASGFKGSRKSTPYAARVAAEVAMKNAQALGMQEVEIYVKGPGPGRENAIRAVQTSGMKVTSITDVTPVPHNGCRPPKKRRV, encoded by the coding sequence ATGGCTCAAACTTCATCAACTGGACGCCGAAAATCCACCCGCAAGACCAAGCGTCTCCTGTCAGCCGGACAGGTGCATATTCTGGCGACTTTCAATAATACGATCGTCACGATCACCGACACATCAGGCAATGCAGTCACCAGCGCTTCTGCAGGTGCCTCGGGCTTCAAGGGCTCTCGCAAGAGCACCCCATATGCAGCCCGTGTGGCTGCTGAAGTAGCGATGAAAAATGCCCAGGCTCTGGGGATGCAGGAAGTGGAAATTTACGTCAAAGGTCCTGGACCTGGTCGCGAGAATGCCATTCGTGCCGTACAGACTTCAGGCATGAAGGTTACTTCGATCACCGATGTGACCCCTGTACCACATAATGGATGCCGGCCTCCGAAAAAGCGCCGTGTTTAA